A window from Heteronotia binoei isolate CCM8104 ecotype False Entrance Well chromosome 15, APGP_CSIRO_Hbin_v1, whole genome shotgun sequence encodes these proteins:
- the SCAF1 gene encoding splicing factor, arginine/serine-rich 19 isoform X1 yields MEESSCVGFAVPADMEEEENRHPPVREDPARGGEKPAAEPSLDADWDQSGAFCAGQVIILKALQQAVGSGLATELQDPASEKDTERKHTSRRKWCRSSRSEGLGGSWLGTGDAALVCDRNPPTGEVFEPPPSSAVPALAGVLDYLEWACHLPQEVESSLGTQVVYGEEDMEEVELVAEVQLGDVAALSGILRRGRSWRMQKSVCLGSSAPCWRGRRDCAVGHSSLPEQPYPLDPHRTLPVMDRGPWTSVLVRSEISQSPKADRTSPYLGMTLGTGMGISNGGQQRPQGATGRESESQQRSQPPPANSLDKADSSTSSSSSSCSSSASSVSRHQGLPGEGGGGGSVNPCPVMRSPDLDIYDPFHPTDEDNLNGDFGFGDSPHKEAEGGRHDQKYDPFDPTGSNPSSSASTPSPEEDDDDDEEEEEDDRDQPPPDMSHSISRISETLAGIYDENSLSQDFPSSDKGQDDSEPEVEPGRDYESESACPAEPPEGKEPPGADSTLPEELPPEPLESKAPEPRRRVFVVDKAPKGRLDAEAKPQLEGKVSLEVVTVGNAKLRTGEKASKGGGHHRGGRRSSMEWDGSGGGDSEIEEGEIVQPEDERYSPIRLFRSRCRPAEQRTLRVVEGDDFLSLHADSDDEGALQIDFSESQPDPRWKGVDLRRKILTQRRERYHRAPSPLPPPPPPPAPKRPASKSHSGSSSGSCKKSKRERKRSREHKASKSKESYATSWNPKKKSKSRSKSKERRRSRHRASRSRSHHRTSRSWSPSISTSLSAVGSSHTSAERRKSRRSKSKEKRRGRRSRSRSSSRAHRSRHKDKHRGDSSRKKKKRSRSHEKHPSRRLSKDKEREREVHLLEEPKSEKVLMERRRDTRTVVPPSIQDLNDNDLFTIKRTITVNQQEKMEGLLETPERAKREVLYDSEGMSFDACFSDREPVEESKSSGARSASKEEVVPSRKDKRPEEDTKQKLPKEKERKRAYPEDRPSARDKYKKKLKEGPPCSEQQELPKAEKKARPDRDKAGKKIKAGSHKESGKLGSGRKVKLQSKVAVLIREGVSSTTSVKEVGSIGVKFSRDKESRSPFLKSEEKVLMVGASAAGQGEMADIKEPGFKPKKVKGLKAKLGVKKLKGLKPKGASEPKKKKKLKVKTGLKKSKADSCSQGASSPLRVKEEPSWSGSEKSEGTAKPPSPQLLPPGQELTPDSQTVDSSCKTPDVSFLPEDPPAEQPRVLEDDEPEADSLSETKEEQPPQQPPHTPRPLPPPSAPMSWNLQGGVDCTSGVLALTALLFKMEEANLASRAKAQELIQATNQILTHTKPSTSLGPPQPPAPPTHPPASHLAVPPVSYLLQSSLPMGGCGSTPPTPTGVLPGALSQAPTGSSSAGIFASSSGTDLGSTSSDGRGDSDKYLKKLHTQERAVEEVKLAIKPYYQKKEITKEEYKDILRKAVHKICHSKSGEINPVKVNNLVKAYVQRYKYFRKHGRKMDEEPGPPKEMGMLDKSGLPMPPL; encoded by the exons ATGGAGGAGAGTTCATGTGTGG GATTTGCAGTTCCTGCAGacatggaagaggaggagaatcGACATCCCCCAGTAAGGGAGGATCCTGCACGAGGTGGGGAGAAGCCGGCCGCTGAACCGTCTCTCGATGCAGATTGGGACCAGTCGGGTGCCTTCTGTGCTGGCCAGGTTATCATTTTG AAAGCTTTGCAGCAAGCTGTGGGCAGTGGCTTGGCGACTGAACTGCAAGATCCAGCCAGTGAGAAAG ACACTGAACGCAAGCACACGAGCCGAAGGAAATGGTGCCGCAGCTCCAGATCTGAAGGGCTCGGAGGAAGTTGGCTGGGAACAGGGGATGCTGCGTTGGTCTGTGACAGGAACCCCCCAACTGGTGAG GTTTTTgagcctcctccttcttctgcggTACCTGCCTTGGCTGGAGTCCTGGATTACCTGGAATGGGCATGCCATTTGCCTCAGGAAGTAGAAAGTTCCTTGGGGACCCAGGTGGTTTA tggggaagaagatatggaAGAGGTAGAACTGGTGGCTGAAGTCCAGCTGGGGGACGTTGCTGCCTTGTCGGGCATCTTAAGAAGAGGTCGTTCTTGGAGGATGCAAAAGTCTG TCTGCCTTGGATCATCAGCACCTTgctggagaggaaggagggactgTGCCGTCGGCCACTCTTCCCTTCCGGAGCAGCCCTACCCTCTGGACCCACACAGAACTCTGCCAGTAATGGACAGGGGCCCTTGGACTTCTGTTTTAGTCAGGAGTGAGATTTCACAGTCCCCCAAAGCAGACAGGACTTCACCGTATCTGGGCATGACTCTGGGCACTGGCATGGGGATATCCAATGGGGGGCAGCAACGCCCGCAGGGCGCCACGGGCCGTGAGTCCGAATCCCAGCAGCGCTCCCAGCCGCCACCTGCCAACTCCCTGGACAAGGCAGATtccagcacctcctcctcttcctcatcctgCTCTTCATCGGCATCTTCTGTGTCCCGCCATCAGGGCCTTcctggagaaggaggtggaggtggCTCCGTCAACCCCTGCCCTGTGATGCGTTCCCCAGACCTGGATATTTATGATCCCTTCCACCCTACCGATGAGGATAACCTGAATGGTGATTTCGGCTTTGGCGACTCACCCCACAAAGAGGCAGAGGGCGGCCGGCACGACCAGAAATATGACCCCTTTGACCCCACAGGCTCCAACCCCAGTTCTTCTGCTAGCACCCCTTCTCCCGAGGAGGATGACGATgatgacgaggaggaggaggaagacgacCGGGACCAGCCTCCCCCGGACATGTCCCACAGCATCAGCCGCATCTCAGAAACGTTGGCTGGGATCTATGACGAGAACAGCTTGAGCCAAGATTTCCCCAGCTCAGACAAAGGGCAAGACGATTCGGAGCCCGAAGTGGAACCCGGCAGGGATTATGAAAGCGAGTCGGCCTGTCCCGCTGAGCCCCCTGAGGGCAAGGAGCCCCCCGGGGCcgattccacattgcctgaggaACTTCCCCCAGAACCATTGGAATCTAAAGCTCCTGAGCCACGCCGAAGGGTCTTTGTGGTGGACAAAGCTCCTAAAGGCCGTCTGGATGCTGAAGCGAAACCGCAGCTAGAGGGCAAAGTGTCCCTGGAAGTGGTCACGGTTGGAAATGCCAAGCTAAGGACAGGGGAGAAGGCATCCAAGGGAGGCGGGCATCACCGGGGTGGACGCCGGTCCTCGATGGAATGGGACGGGAGTGGAGGCGGGGACTCAGAAATCGAGGAAGGGGAGATTGTCCAGCCAGAAGACGAAAGGTACAGCCCCATTCGACTGTTCCGGAGCAGGTGTCGCCCCGCTGAGCAGCGTACCCTGCGGGTGGTGGAAGGCGATGACTTCCTGTCATTGCACGCCGACTCCGATGATGAAGGAGCCTTGCAGATCGACTTCAGCGAGAGCCAGCCTGACCCACGTTGGAAAGGCGTGGACTTGAGGCGGAAGATCCTGACTCAACGCCGAGAACGCTACCACCGTGCTCCATCCCCCTTGCCGCCGCCTCCGCCTCCTCCGGCCCCCAAACGCCCCGCTTCCAAGTCCCACTCTGGTTCTAGCTCTGGCTCCTGCAAGAAATCGAAAAGGGAGCGCAAAAGATCACGGGAACACAAGGCCTCAAAATCCAAGGAATCGTATGCCACTTCGTGGAACCCGAAGAAGAAATCAAAGTCTCGCTCCAAATCCAAGGAGCGGCGACGCTCCCGCCACAGGGCCTCGCGGTCTCGCTCTCACCACCGAACCTCCCGCTCCTGGTCCCCTTCCATCAGCACCAGCTTGTCCGCAGTTGGTTCCTCGCACACCTCCGCTGAGCGTCGCAAGAGCAGGCGTTCTAAGTCAAAGGAGAAGCGGCGGGGGCGCCGTTCCCGATCGCGCAGCAGCAGCCGTGCCCATCGCAGCAGGCACAAAGACAAACACCGCGGGGATagtagcaggaagaagaagaaacgcTCTCGCTCACACGAGAAACATCCCTCCCGTCGCTTATCGAAGGACAAGGAGCGGGAACGGGAGGTCCACCTGTTGGAAGAACCCAAGTCGGAGAAGGTCTTGATGGAAAGACGGAGAGACACACGGACTGTTGTGCCGCCATCAATCCAAGACCTCAATGACAACGACCTCTTCACCATCAAGAGGACCATTACGGTTAACCAGCAAGAGAAGATGGAGGGGCTTCTGGAGACACCGGAAAGAGCGAAGCGAGAGGTGCTCTACGACTCTGAGGGAATGAGTTTTGATGCTTGCTTCTCAGACCGTGAACCTGTAGAGGAATCCAAATCCAGCGGGGCTCGCTCAGCAAGCAAGGAGGAGGTCGTCCCCTCCCGTAAGGACAAGAGGCCCGAGGAGGACACCAAGCAAAAGTTGCCCAAGGAGAAAGAGCGCAAGAGAGCCTACCCTGAGGACCGTCCCAGTGCCCGGGACAAGTATAAAAAGAAGCTCAAAGAGGGGCCTCCCTGCTCTGAACAACAGGAATTGCCCAAAGCAGAAAAGAAAGCTCGACCCGACAGGGACAAGGCTGGGAAGAAAATTAAAGCTGGAAGTCACAAGGAGAGCGGCAAGCTAGGTTCAGGCCGGAAAGTGAAGCTCCAGTCTAAGGTGGCCGTACTGATCCGGGAAGGGGTGAGCAGCACCACATCAGTGAAGGAGGTCGGTTCCATCGGCGTGAAGTTTAGCCGCGACAAGGAGAGCCGCTCGCCTTTCCTCAAGTCAGAGGAGAAGGTGCTGATGGTTGGGGCTTCGGCGGCAGGCCAAGGCGAGATGGCCGACATCAAGGAGCCAGGATTCAAGCCCAAGAAAGTCAAAGGGCTGAAGGCCAAGTTGGGCGTAAAGAAGCTGAAAGGGCTGAAGCCGAAAGGTGCTTCGGAgcccaagaaaaagaaaaagctcaAGGTGAAGACGGGGCTGAAGAAGTCCAAAGCGGACAGCTGCAGCCAGGGCGCGAGCAGCCCTTTGAGGGTCAAGGAAGAACCCTCCTGGTCCGGCTCGGAGAAGTCGGAGGGCACTGCCAAGCCGCCGAGCCCTCAGCTGTTGCCTCCTGGCCAGGAGCTCACGCCCGACTCCCAGACTGTGGACAGCAGCTGCAAGACGCCCGacgtctccttccttcctgaagACCCCCCGGCTGAGCAGCccagagtactggaagatgatgaGCCCGAAGCAGACAGCTTGTCCGAGACCAAAGAGGAGCAGCCGCCGCAGCAGCCTCCCCACACTCCGCGCCCTTTGCCTCCGCCGTCTGCTCCCATGTCTTGGAACCTGCAGGGTGGGGTCGACTGCACCAGCGGAGTGCTGGCAT TGACTGCCCTGCTCTTCAAGATGGAAGAGGCCAACCTCGCAAGCCGGGCAAAAGCCCAGGAGCTTATTCAAGCAACCAACCAG ATCCTGACCCACACCAAGCCTTCGACATCCTTGGGGCCTCCTCAACCACCAGCACCACCCACCCATCCGCCTGCATCGCACCTGGCTGTGCCCCCTGTCTCGTACCTGCTTCAGAGCTCCTTGCCTATGGGAGGATGCGGCTCAACGCCCCCTACCCCTACAGGGGTGTTGCCGGGGGCTTTGAGCCAGGCCCCGACAGGCTCTTCCTCGGCTGGCATCTTTGCTTCCTCATCAGGCACTGATCTGGGCAGCACCAGCTCTGACGGGCGGGGAGACAGTGATAAG TACCTGAAGAAGCTTCACACCCAAGAGCGGGCTGTGGAGGAAGTGAAACTGGCCATTAAACCCTATTACCAGAAAAAGGAGATCACCAAGGAGGAATATAAGGATATCCTGCGCAAAGCCGTCCACAAG ATCTGCCACAGCAAGAGTGGAGAAATCAATCCAGTCAAGGTGAACAACCTAGTGAAGGCCTACGTACAGCGATACAAGTACTTTCGAAAACATGGGCGCAAGATGGATGAGGAACCAGGCCCCCCCAAGGAAATGGGGATGTTGGACAAGTCTGGCTTGCCCATGCCCCCACTCTGA
- the SCAF1 gene encoding splicing factor, arginine/serine-rich 19 isoform X2 yields MEEEENRHPPVREDPARGGEKPAAEPSLDADWDQSGAFCAGQVIILKALQQAVGSGLATELQDPASEKDTERKHTSRRKWCRSSRSEGLGGSWLGTGDAALVCDRNPPTGEVFEPPPSSAVPALAGVLDYLEWACHLPQEVESSLGTQVVYGEEDMEEVELVAEVQLGDVAALSGILRRGRSWRMQKSVCLGSSAPCWRGRRDCAVGHSSLPEQPYPLDPHRTLPVMDRGPWTSVLVRSEISQSPKADRTSPYLGMTLGTGMGISNGGQQRPQGATGRESESQQRSQPPPANSLDKADSSTSSSSSSCSSSASSVSRHQGLPGEGGGGGSVNPCPVMRSPDLDIYDPFHPTDEDNLNGDFGFGDSPHKEAEGGRHDQKYDPFDPTGSNPSSSASTPSPEEDDDDDEEEEEDDRDQPPPDMSHSISRISETLAGIYDENSLSQDFPSSDKGQDDSEPEVEPGRDYESESACPAEPPEGKEPPGADSTLPEELPPEPLESKAPEPRRRVFVVDKAPKGRLDAEAKPQLEGKVSLEVVTVGNAKLRTGEKASKGGGHHRGGRRSSMEWDGSGGGDSEIEEGEIVQPEDERYSPIRLFRSRCRPAEQRTLRVVEGDDFLSLHADSDDEGALQIDFSESQPDPRWKGVDLRRKILTQRRERYHRAPSPLPPPPPPPAPKRPASKSHSGSSSGSCKKSKRERKRSREHKASKSKESYATSWNPKKKSKSRSKSKERRRSRHRASRSRSHHRTSRSWSPSISTSLSAVGSSHTSAERRKSRRSKSKEKRRGRRSRSRSSSRAHRSRHKDKHRGDSSRKKKKRSRSHEKHPSRRLSKDKEREREVHLLEEPKSEKVLMERRRDTRTVVPPSIQDLNDNDLFTIKRTITVNQQEKMEGLLETPERAKREVLYDSEGMSFDACFSDREPVEESKSSGARSASKEEVVPSRKDKRPEEDTKQKLPKEKERKRAYPEDRPSARDKYKKKLKEGPPCSEQQELPKAEKKARPDRDKAGKKIKAGSHKESGKLGSGRKVKLQSKVAVLIREGVSSTTSVKEVGSIGVKFSRDKESRSPFLKSEEKVLMVGASAAGQGEMADIKEPGFKPKKVKGLKAKLGVKKLKGLKPKGASEPKKKKKLKVKTGLKKSKADSCSQGASSPLRVKEEPSWSGSEKSEGTAKPPSPQLLPPGQELTPDSQTVDSSCKTPDVSFLPEDPPAEQPRVLEDDEPEADSLSETKEEQPPQQPPHTPRPLPPPSAPMSWNLQGGVDCTSGVLALTALLFKMEEANLASRAKAQELIQATNQILTHTKPSTSLGPPQPPAPPTHPPASHLAVPPVSYLLQSSLPMGGCGSTPPTPTGVLPGALSQAPTGSSSAGIFASSSGTDLGSTSSDGRGDSDKYLKKLHTQERAVEEVKLAIKPYYQKKEITKEEYKDILRKAVHKICHSKSGEINPVKVNNLVKAYVQRYKYFRKHGRKMDEEPGPPKEMGMLDKSGLPMPPL; encoded by the exons atggaagaggaggagaatcGACATCCCCCAGTAAGGGAGGATCCTGCACGAGGTGGGGAGAAGCCGGCCGCTGAACCGTCTCTCGATGCAGATTGGGACCAGTCGGGTGCCTTCTGTGCTGGCCAGGTTATCATTTTG AAAGCTTTGCAGCAAGCTGTGGGCAGTGGCTTGGCGACTGAACTGCAAGATCCAGCCAGTGAGAAAG ACACTGAACGCAAGCACACGAGCCGAAGGAAATGGTGCCGCAGCTCCAGATCTGAAGGGCTCGGAGGAAGTTGGCTGGGAACAGGGGATGCTGCGTTGGTCTGTGACAGGAACCCCCCAACTGGTGAG GTTTTTgagcctcctccttcttctgcggTACCTGCCTTGGCTGGAGTCCTGGATTACCTGGAATGGGCATGCCATTTGCCTCAGGAAGTAGAAAGTTCCTTGGGGACCCAGGTGGTTTA tggggaagaagatatggaAGAGGTAGAACTGGTGGCTGAAGTCCAGCTGGGGGACGTTGCTGCCTTGTCGGGCATCTTAAGAAGAGGTCGTTCTTGGAGGATGCAAAAGTCTG TCTGCCTTGGATCATCAGCACCTTgctggagaggaaggagggactgTGCCGTCGGCCACTCTTCCCTTCCGGAGCAGCCCTACCCTCTGGACCCACACAGAACTCTGCCAGTAATGGACAGGGGCCCTTGGACTTCTGTTTTAGTCAGGAGTGAGATTTCACAGTCCCCCAAAGCAGACAGGACTTCACCGTATCTGGGCATGACTCTGGGCACTGGCATGGGGATATCCAATGGGGGGCAGCAACGCCCGCAGGGCGCCACGGGCCGTGAGTCCGAATCCCAGCAGCGCTCCCAGCCGCCACCTGCCAACTCCCTGGACAAGGCAGATtccagcacctcctcctcttcctcatcctgCTCTTCATCGGCATCTTCTGTGTCCCGCCATCAGGGCCTTcctggagaaggaggtggaggtggCTCCGTCAACCCCTGCCCTGTGATGCGTTCCCCAGACCTGGATATTTATGATCCCTTCCACCCTACCGATGAGGATAACCTGAATGGTGATTTCGGCTTTGGCGACTCACCCCACAAAGAGGCAGAGGGCGGCCGGCACGACCAGAAATATGACCCCTTTGACCCCACAGGCTCCAACCCCAGTTCTTCTGCTAGCACCCCTTCTCCCGAGGAGGATGACGATgatgacgaggaggaggaggaagacgacCGGGACCAGCCTCCCCCGGACATGTCCCACAGCATCAGCCGCATCTCAGAAACGTTGGCTGGGATCTATGACGAGAACAGCTTGAGCCAAGATTTCCCCAGCTCAGACAAAGGGCAAGACGATTCGGAGCCCGAAGTGGAACCCGGCAGGGATTATGAAAGCGAGTCGGCCTGTCCCGCTGAGCCCCCTGAGGGCAAGGAGCCCCCCGGGGCcgattccacattgcctgaggaACTTCCCCCAGAACCATTGGAATCTAAAGCTCCTGAGCCACGCCGAAGGGTCTTTGTGGTGGACAAAGCTCCTAAAGGCCGTCTGGATGCTGAAGCGAAACCGCAGCTAGAGGGCAAAGTGTCCCTGGAAGTGGTCACGGTTGGAAATGCCAAGCTAAGGACAGGGGAGAAGGCATCCAAGGGAGGCGGGCATCACCGGGGTGGACGCCGGTCCTCGATGGAATGGGACGGGAGTGGAGGCGGGGACTCAGAAATCGAGGAAGGGGAGATTGTCCAGCCAGAAGACGAAAGGTACAGCCCCATTCGACTGTTCCGGAGCAGGTGTCGCCCCGCTGAGCAGCGTACCCTGCGGGTGGTGGAAGGCGATGACTTCCTGTCATTGCACGCCGACTCCGATGATGAAGGAGCCTTGCAGATCGACTTCAGCGAGAGCCAGCCTGACCCACGTTGGAAAGGCGTGGACTTGAGGCGGAAGATCCTGACTCAACGCCGAGAACGCTACCACCGTGCTCCATCCCCCTTGCCGCCGCCTCCGCCTCCTCCGGCCCCCAAACGCCCCGCTTCCAAGTCCCACTCTGGTTCTAGCTCTGGCTCCTGCAAGAAATCGAAAAGGGAGCGCAAAAGATCACGGGAACACAAGGCCTCAAAATCCAAGGAATCGTATGCCACTTCGTGGAACCCGAAGAAGAAATCAAAGTCTCGCTCCAAATCCAAGGAGCGGCGACGCTCCCGCCACAGGGCCTCGCGGTCTCGCTCTCACCACCGAACCTCCCGCTCCTGGTCCCCTTCCATCAGCACCAGCTTGTCCGCAGTTGGTTCCTCGCACACCTCCGCTGAGCGTCGCAAGAGCAGGCGTTCTAAGTCAAAGGAGAAGCGGCGGGGGCGCCGTTCCCGATCGCGCAGCAGCAGCCGTGCCCATCGCAGCAGGCACAAAGACAAACACCGCGGGGATagtagcaggaagaagaagaaacgcTCTCGCTCACACGAGAAACATCCCTCCCGTCGCTTATCGAAGGACAAGGAGCGGGAACGGGAGGTCCACCTGTTGGAAGAACCCAAGTCGGAGAAGGTCTTGATGGAAAGACGGAGAGACACACGGACTGTTGTGCCGCCATCAATCCAAGACCTCAATGACAACGACCTCTTCACCATCAAGAGGACCATTACGGTTAACCAGCAAGAGAAGATGGAGGGGCTTCTGGAGACACCGGAAAGAGCGAAGCGAGAGGTGCTCTACGACTCTGAGGGAATGAGTTTTGATGCTTGCTTCTCAGACCGTGAACCTGTAGAGGAATCCAAATCCAGCGGGGCTCGCTCAGCAAGCAAGGAGGAGGTCGTCCCCTCCCGTAAGGACAAGAGGCCCGAGGAGGACACCAAGCAAAAGTTGCCCAAGGAGAAAGAGCGCAAGAGAGCCTACCCTGAGGACCGTCCCAGTGCCCGGGACAAGTATAAAAAGAAGCTCAAAGAGGGGCCTCCCTGCTCTGAACAACAGGAATTGCCCAAAGCAGAAAAGAAAGCTCGACCCGACAGGGACAAGGCTGGGAAGAAAATTAAAGCTGGAAGTCACAAGGAGAGCGGCAAGCTAGGTTCAGGCCGGAAAGTGAAGCTCCAGTCTAAGGTGGCCGTACTGATCCGGGAAGGGGTGAGCAGCACCACATCAGTGAAGGAGGTCGGTTCCATCGGCGTGAAGTTTAGCCGCGACAAGGAGAGCCGCTCGCCTTTCCTCAAGTCAGAGGAGAAGGTGCTGATGGTTGGGGCTTCGGCGGCAGGCCAAGGCGAGATGGCCGACATCAAGGAGCCAGGATTCAAGCCCAAGAAAGTCAAAGGGCTGAAGGCCAAGTTGGGCGTAAAGAAGCTGAAAGGGCTGAAGCCGAAAGGTGCTTCGGAgcccaagaaaaagaaaaagctcaAGGTGAAGACGGGGCTGAAGAAGTCCAAAGCGGACAGCTGCAGCCAGGGCGCGAGCAGCCCTTTGAGGGTCAAGGAAGAACCCTCCTGGTCCGGCTCGGAGAAGTCGGAGGGCACTGCCAAGCCGCCGAGCCCTCAGCTGTTGCCTCCTGGCCAGGAGCTCACGCCCGACTCCCAGACTGTGGACAGCAGCTGCAAGACGCCCGacgtctccttccttcctgaagACCCCCCGGCTGAGCAGCccagagtactggaagatgatgaGCCCGAAGCAGACAGCTTGTCCGAGACCAAAGAGGAGCAGCCGCCGCAGCAGCCTCCCCACACTCCGCGCCCTTTGCCTCCGCCGTCTGCTCCCATGTCTTGGAACCTGCAGGGTGGGGTCGACTGCACCAGCGGAGTGCTGGCAT TGACTGCCCTGCTCTTCAAGATGGAAGAGGCCAACCTCGCAAGCCGGGCAAAAGCCCAGGAGCTTATTCAAGCAACCAACCAG ATCCTGACCCACACCAAGCCTTCGACATCCTTGGGGCCTCCTCAACCACCAGCACCACCCACCCATCCGCCTGCATCGCACCTGGCTGTGCCCCCTGTCTCGTACCTGCTTCAGAGCTCCTTGCCTATGGGAGGATGCGGCTCAACGCCCCCTACCCCTACAGGGGTGTTGCCGGGGGCTTTGAGCCAGGCCCCGACAGGCTCTTCCTCGGCTGGCATCTTTGCTTCCTCATCAGGCACTGATCTGGGCAGCACCAGCTCTGACGGGCGGGGAGACAGTGATAAG TACCTGAAGAAGCTTCACACCCAAGAGCGGGCTGTGGAGGAAGTGAAACTGGCCATTAAACCCTATTACCAGAAAAAGGAGATCACCAAGGAGGAATATAAGGATATCCTGCGCAAAGCCGTCCACAAG ATCTGCCACAGCAAGAGTGGAGAAATCAATCCAGTCAAGGTGAACAACCTAGTGAAGGCCTACGTACAGCGATACAAGTACTTTCGAAAACATGGGCGCAAGATGGATGAGGAACCAGGCCCCCCCAAGGAAATGGGGATGTTGGACAAGTCTGGCTTGCCCATGCCCCCACTCTGA